One window of the Amycolatopsis mediterranei genome contains the following:
- a CDS encoding ROK family protein — MSEDRILGIDFGGTKVALGLADRDGTLLATRRLDTDAHAGAEQVVVRALAAARALLADEGASPGCIGVVSPGIVLPDRILLAPNVPGWEQLRLAELVAAEFPAVPISVGTDAKAAALAEWRWGALAGADPAVFLSLGTGIAAAVLVGGRLLTGANGAAGEIGYNLLSPQDTEGFASGAAPLEEAVGGRGLGGRASELLGRPVTAGELFALAKENVEAKELVTAALDELSMHVANLAIALDPERIAVGGGLVRSADVLLPALADRLAHAVPFPPQLVAARFDQDAALLGAVALALGG; from the coding sequence GTGAGCGAGGATCGGATTCTCGGGATCGACTTCGGCGGCACGAAGGTGGCGCTGGGGCTCGCCGATCGCGACGGCACCCTGCTGGCGACCCGCCGGCTGGACACCGACGCGCACGCGGGGGCCGAGCAGGTGGTGGTGCGCGCGCTCGCCGCGGCCAGGGCTCTCCTGGCCGACGAGGGTGCGTCGCCCGGCTGCATCGGCGTCGTCAGCCCGGGGATCGTGCTGCCGGACCGCATCCTGCTCGCGCCGAACGTGCCGGGTTGGGAGCAGCTGCGGCTGGCGGAGCTGGTGGCCGCGGAGTTCCCCGCCGTGCCGATCTCGGTGGGCACGGACGCGAAGGCGGCGGCGCTGGCGGAGTGGCGCTGGGGCGCGCTGGCCGGGGCCGACCCGGCGGTGTTCCTGTCACTGGGCACCGGCATCGCGGCGGCGGTGCTGGTCGGCGGCCGGTTGCTGACCGGCGCCAACGGAGCTGCGGGCGAGATCGGGTACAACCTGCTCTCGCCGCAGGACACCGAGGGTTTCGCGAGCGGAGCGGCGCCGCTCGAGGAAGCCGTCGGTGGGCGTGGGCTGGGCGGCCGGGCGAGCGAACTGCTCGGCCGCCCGGTCACCGCCGGGGAGCTGTTCGCGCTGGCCAAGGAAAACGTCGAGGCCAAGGAGCTGGTGACGGCCGCGCTCGACGAACTGTCGATGCACGTGGCCAACCTGGCGATCGCCCTGGACCCGGAGCGCATCGCGGTCGGCGGCGGCCTGGTCCGGTCCGCGGACGTGCTGCTGCCGGCGCTGGCGGACCGGCTCGCGCACGCGGTGCCGTTCCCGCCGCAGCTGGTGGCCGCCCGCTTCGACCAGGACGCGGCGCTGCTGGGCGCGGTGGCACTCGCCCTGGGCGGTTAG
- a CDS encoding MFS transporter, whose product MASRWVRLQAVAVSGSSAEGLLLAAIPLLAVSVTTDPREVSLINVVGEAPWLLLSLFAGVLIDRVRRTTVLAWAYAVLAGAAVVLAAVASAKVLSLPVLLVVAFVITSARVLGDGASGALVPELVGPGQLAHANARLTVIDQGVVRFVVPPLTGFLIAVGAGAPAWLAAACALGALVLARRIPSQSVVAAATHPLRDLSGGLRHLVRTPLLRSITINVALGSFAASAGNSMFVLYATQVLHVGPVGYGLLLACLAVGWVGSSFFVQKVVDRLGYSWSMRFAQSFGVVATLLIALVPPWPPLVGVVLVSLTATVLIWNVCSQSSRQRFTPAPLLGRVLTSHRALAWGLTPLGALAGGLVAAHWGLRAVWVMGAGVQAVSAVLVWFQLSPAAFRRTEEPAAAQA is encoded by the coding sequence ATGGCGTCCAGGTGGGTGCGGCTGCAAGCCGTCGCGGTGTCCGGTTCGTCCGCCGAAGGCCTGCTCCTGGCCGCGATCCCCCTGCTGGCCGTGTCCGTCACCACCGATCCGCGCGAAGTCTCGCTGATCAACGTCGTCGGCGAAGCTCCCTGGCTGCTGCTCTCCCTGTTCGCCGGGGTGCTCATCGACCGGGTGCGCCGGACCACGGTCCTGGCCTGGGCCTACGCCGTGCTGGCCGGGGCCGCCGTCGTGCTCGCCGCCGTTGCCTCAGCCAAGGTGCTCAGCCTGCCCGTGCTGCTGGTGGTCGCCTTCGTCATCACCTCGGCGCGGGTGCTCGGCGACGGCGCCAGCGGCGCGCTCGTCCCGGAACTGGTCGGTCCCGGGCAGCTCGCCCACGCCAACGCGCGGCTCACCGTGATCGACCAGGGGGTGGTGCGGTTCGTCGTGCCGCCGCTGACCGGGTTCCTGATCGCCGTCGGCGCCGGTGCGCCCGCCTGGCTGGCCGCGGCCTGCGCGCTCGGCGCCCTCGTGCTGGCCCGCCGGATCCCGTCCCAGTCGGTCGTCGCGGCGGCGACGCACCCGTTGCGGGACCTCTCGGGCGGCCTGCGGCACCTGGTGCGGACGCCGCTGCTGCGGTCGATCACGATCAACGTCGCCCTGGGCTCGTTCGCCGCGAGCGCCGGCAACTCGATGTTCGTGCTCTACGCGACGCAGGTCCTGCACGTCGGCCCGGTCGGCTACGGCCTGCTGCTCGCCTGCCTCGCCGTCGGCTGGGTCGGGTCGTCGTTCTTCGTGCAGAAAGTGGTGGACCGGCTCGGCTACTCGTGGTCGATGCGGTTCGCCCAGAGCTTCGGCGTCGTGGCGACGCTGCTGATCGCGCTCGTCCCGCCGTGGCCGCCGCTGGTGGGGGTCGTGCTGGTGTCCCTGACGGCGACCGTGCTGATCTGGAACGTCTGCTCGCAGTCCAGCCGCCAGCGCTTCACCCCGGCGCCCCTGCTGGGCCGGGTGCTCACCAGCCACCGGGCGCTGGCCTGGGGCCTGACGCCGCTGGGCGCGCTGGCCGGCGGCCTGGTCGCGGCGCACTGGGGCCTGCGTGCCGTCTGGGTGATGGGCGCAGGCGTCCAGGCCGTCAGCGCGGTGCTCGTGTGGTTCCAGCTCTCCCCCGCGGCGTTCCGGCGGACCGAAGAGCCGGCGGCTGCCCAAGCCTGA
- a CDS encoding LacI family DNA-binding transcriptional regulator, translating into MVGIKDVAKRAGVSIGTVSNVVNRPHVVAAATRHRVLSVIEELGYVRDESARQLRAGRSRVMGLLVLDLGNPFFVDVARGAEQAAHAEGLNIITCNSGQRSELEASYLAMFAEQRVRGVLLSPVATSGEALRTFRRTGTPYVFVDRKAPASEASSVSVDDVAGGALGGRHLLETGHRRIAFVNGPAILTQCRDREQGLRNALAGSGAELTVLEAIGLDVTSGRDAGARLLGASPRPTAVFCANDLLALGVLQAMVGAGVRVPDEMAIVGYDDIEFAGAAAVPLTSVRQPARRLGRTAAELLLAETSDTKPERQAVVFTPELVVRESTRVRR; encoded by the coding sequence GTGGTCGGCATCAAGGACGTCGCGAAGCGGGCGGGCGTCTCCATCGGCACGGTGTCCAATGTGGTCAACCGGCCGCACGTCGTCGCGGCCGCGACGCGGCACCGGGTGCTTTCGGTGATCGAGGAGCTCGGGTACGTGCGGGACGAGTCCGCCCGGCAGCTGCGGGCCGGGCGCAGCCGCGTGATGGGGCTGCTCGTGCTCGATCTCGGGAACCCCTTCTTCGTCGACGTCGCCCGGGGGGCCGAGCAGGCCGCGCACGCCGAAGGCCTCAACATCATCACCTGCAACAGCGGGCAGCGGTCCGAACTGGAAGCGTCGTACCTGGCGATGTTCGCCGAGCAGCGGGTCCGCGGGGTGCTGCTGAGCCCGGTCGCGACGTCCGGCGAAGCCCTGCGGACGTTCCGGCGCACCGGCACGCCGTACGTCTTCGTCGACCGCAAGGCCCCGGCGTCGGAGGCGAGCTCGGTGTCGGTCGACGACGTCGCCGGCGGGGCGCTCGGCGGACGGCACCTGCTGGAGACCGGGCACCGGCGGATCGCGTTCGTCAACGGCCCCGCCATCCTCACCCAGTGCCGCGACCGCGAGCAGGGCCTCCGCAACGCACTGGCCGGCTCCGGCGCAGAGCTGACCGTCTTGGAGGCGATCGGCCTCGACGTCACCTCCGGCCGCGACGCCGGCGCGCGCCTGCTCGGCGCGAGCCCCCGGCCGACGGCGGTGTTCTGCGCGAACGACCTCCTCGCCCTGGGCGTGCTGCAGGCGATGGTCGGCGCGGGTGTCCGCGTCCCGGACGAGATGGCGATCGTCGGCTACGACGACATCGAGTTCGCGGGCGCGGCGGCGGTCCCGCTGACGTCGGTCCGCCAGCCGGCCCGCCGCCTCGGCCGCACGGCCGCGGAACTGCTGCTGGCCGAGACGTCGGACACGAAGCCGGAACGGCAGGCCGTGGTGTTCACCCCGGAGCTGGTCGTCCGCGAATCGACCCGGGTCCGCCGCTAG
- a CDS encoding peptide-N4-asparagine amidase has product MRIFTIVLSLVLTWVFAGAVASAAPIVEGDTDNPVTAAPGVTRPDSPHCSVTLADGFRSNAADGSPQFYEGTLAPPKACPGPWAKVVMDQTVTVSGRQYDRIGDLRIGGTEVWWGTTEEPSGEGHRPITYHFDKDLTPYSALLRTPQPFHGGIENYNSAIYTGVYAQTVTLTYYQADRKHPAAVTPDRVAGFGHADATPAAPTVHFSAQGLPRNITRAYLEVTLEGHACDEQWFDDVPDAVAAKYPAAGLCGKGSYREANFAIDGTSAGSAFTFPHIYSGGIVPQLWRPVVAIDTFSLHAETYDVTPFAGRLVDGGTHDLSFSFPDIGGEFTVVPTLLLYTDKNATQTSGALTQHDVAAAPARQETVKDISGGVNVTVTAKRHDVTAGYVDTSAGRVYTRVERTRDYRNSDDVTGGGFTQHVVQADAGQQTSVSTVDGRVRSADRHTWSYPLTTDATANITDDQNLRISGSADMTKILGDLTGDGRTWRPVRASREWLASSGVLARTNGVNTEADGRSKTLFTGTDDRGRPYFHYVASEHGLITENRELPGGR; this is encoded by the coding sequence GTGCGGATCTTCACGATCGTCCTGTCGCTGGTGCTGACGTGGGTGTTCGCCGGGGCGGTCGCTTCGGCCGCGCCGATCGTGGAAGGCGATACCGACAACCCCGTGACCGCCGCGCCCGGCGTCACGCGGCCGGACTCGCCGCACTGCAGCGTCACGCTCGCCGACGGCTTCCGGTCGAACGCCGCCGACGGCAGCCCGCAGTTCTACGAAGGCACCCTCGCGCCGCCGAAGGCCTGCCCCGGGCCGTGGGCGAAGGTCGTCATGGACCAGACCGTCACCGTGAGCGGGCGGCAGTACGACCGGATCGGCGACCTGCGGATCGGCGGTACCGAGGTCTGGTGGGGGACCACCGAGGAGCCCAGCGGCGAGGGCCACCGCCCGATCACCTACCACTTCGACAAGGACCTGACGCCCTACAGCGCCTTGCTGCGTACCCCGCAGCCCTTCCACGGCGGCATCGAAAACTACAACTCGGCGATCTACACCGGCGTCTACGCCCAGACCGTGACGCTCACCTACTACCAGGCCGACCGCAAGCACCCCGCGGCCGTGACGCCCGATCGCGTCGCCGGGTTCGGGCACGCCGACGCCACCCCCGCCGCGCCCACCGTGCACTTCAGCGCGCAGGGCCTGCCGCGCAACATCACCCGCGCCTACCTCGAGGTCACGCTCGAAGGCCACGCCTGCGACGAGCAGTGGTTCGACGACGTCCCCGACGCCGTGGCCGCGAAGTACCCGGCGGCCGGCCTCTGCGGGAAGGGGTCCTACCGCGAGGCGAACTTCGCGATCGACGGCACGTCCGCCGGGAGCGCGTTCACCTTCCCGCACATCTACTCCGGCGGGATCGTGCCGCAGCTGTGGCGGCCGGTCGTCGCGATCGACACCTTCAGCCTGCACGCCGAGACCTACGACGTCACGCCGTTCGCGGGCCGGCTCGTCGACGGCGGCACCCACGACCTCTCCTTCTCCTTCCCGGACATCGGCGGCGAATTCACCGTCGTCCCGACGCTCCTGCTCTACACCGACAAGAACGCCACGCAGACGTCCGGCGCCCTCACCCAGCACGACGTCGCGGCCGCACCGGCCCGGCAGGAGACGGTCAAGGACATCTCCGGCGGCGTGAACGTCACGGTCACCGCGAAGCGCCACGACGTGACGGCGGGCTACGTCGACACCTCTGCCGGCCGGGTGTATACCCGGGTCGAGCGCACCCGCGACTACCGCAACAGCGACGACGTCACCGGCGGCGGCTTCACCCAGCACGTCGTGCAGGCCGACGCCGGGCAGCAGACCTCGGTGTCCACAGTGGACGGCCGGGTGCGGTCGGCGGACCGGCACACCTGGTCCTACCCGCTGACGACCGACGCGACCGCGAACATCACCGACGACCAGAACCTGCGGATCTCGGGCTCGGCGGACATGACGAAGATCCTCGGCGACCTGACCGGCGACGGCCGCACCTGGCGGCCGGTGCGGGCTTCGCGCGAGTGGCTGGCCTCTTCCGGCGTGCTGGCCCGCACGAACGGCGTCAACACCGAGGCCGACGGCCGGTCGAAGACGCTCTTCACCGGCACCGACGACCGCGGCCGGCCGTACTTCCACTACGTCGCGAGCGAGCACGGGCTGATCACCGAGAACCGGGAGCTGCCCGGAGGCCGGTAG
- a CDS encoding class I SAM-dependent DNA methyltransferase, producing the protein MRLVTEPAFVTETRIAYDTVADSYAEELRDLLDASPWDRAMLGTFAELVGGAGPVGDLGCGPGRLTGYLASLGLDVFGVDLSPGMVDAARRAHPGLRFEVGSMAALDLEDGSLAGALAWYSLIHTPPEELPAVVAELARVLAPGGRLLTGFQVGDERRRITQGYGHDVAFDAYRLQPDFVVGLCVAAGLVVEARLVREPHGPYEKTPQAGLLARKPG; encoded by the coding sequence GTGCGGCTCGTGACCGAACCCGCCTTCGTGACCGAGACCCGGATCGCCTACGACACCGTCGCCGACTCCTACGCCGAGGAGCTGCGGGATCTGCTGGACGCCAGCCCGTGGGACCGGGCGATGCTGGGGACGTTCGCCGAACTGGTCGGGGGAGCCGGGCCGGTCGGTGATCTCGGCTGCGGCCCGGGCCGGTTGACCGGCTACCTGGCCTCGCTCGGGCTGGACGTGTTCGGGGTGGACCTCTCGCCCGGCATGGTCGACGCGGCTCGCCGGGCGCATCCCGGGCTGCGCTTCGAAGTCGGATCGATGGCCGCACTGGACCTCGAAGACGGCAGCCTGGCGGGTGCGCTGGCGTGGTACTCGCTGATCCACACGCCGCCGGAGGAACTGCCGGCGGTGGTGGCGGAGCTGGCGCGGGTGCTGGCCCCGGGCGGGCGGCTGCTGACCGGGTTCCAGGTCGGCGACGAACGCCGCCGCATCACTCAGGGCTACGGCCACGACGTCGCCTTCGACGCCTACCGGTTGCAGCCGGACTTCGTGGTCGGGCTGTGCGTCGCCGCCGGGCTGGTCGTGGAAGCGCGGCTGGTTCGTGAGCCGCACGGGCCGTACGAGAAGACGCCGCAGGCCGGCCTGCTGGCCCGCAAGCCGGGGTGA
- a CDS encoding cytochrome P450 — MGSLRSRVLGWVGRRYLARQSKKGFDLEKMSSFLPDSALLPLKRDGLDPVPEMAAQRSEAPIGKLDLPFGMNAWLVTGYDEAKAVLGKATGFSSDFGNLVGNAGVTADQNPGGLGFADPPVHTRLRKLLTPEFTMRRLSRLAPRIDEIVAGQLDAMAATDGPVDLWQAFALPIPSLTICELLGVSYEDREDFQRLSTARFDLFGGAGASLGAMSESLTYLLDIVKKQREEPGDGLLGMLIKEHGDEIDDRELAGLADGVLTGGLETTASMLALGALVLLRDEKAMDAVRGDDESVHRFVEELLRYLTVVQMAFPRFAKEDMEIGGVHIAEGDIVLVSLSTADRDPKLGADMETFDATRDPTSHLAFSYGIHRCIGAELARMELRTAYPALIRRFPNLRLAVPEEDLSFRQVSIVYGLDALPVLVD; from the coding sequence ATGGGGAGTCTCCGCTCACGGGTCCTGGGCTGGGTCGGCCGACGGTATCTCGCCCGGCAGTCGAAAAAGGGCTTCGACCTCGAAAAGATGTCGTCCTTCCTGCCCGATTCGGCGTTGCTGCCGCTGAAACGGGACGGCCTCGACCCGGTCCCCGAGATGGCCGCTCAGCGGAGCGAGGCGCCGATCGGCAAGCTCGACCTGCCGTTCGGGATGAACGCCTGGCTCGTCACCGGGTACGACGAGGCGAAGGCCGTGCTCGGCAAGGCGACCGGTTTTTCCAGCGACTTCGGCAACCTCGTCGGCAACGCCGGCGTGACCGCCGACCAGAACCCGGGCGGCCTGGGCTTCGCGGATCCGCCGGTGCACACGCGGCTGCGGAAGCTGCTCACGCCGGAGTTCACCATGCGCCGGCTGAGCCGGCTGGCCCCGCGCATCGACGAGATCGTCGCCGGGCAGCTCGACGCCATGGCCGCCACCGACGGCCCGGTCGACCTGTGGCAGGCGTTCGCGCTGCCGATCCCGTCGCTGACCATCTGCGAACTGCTCGGCGTGTCCTATGAGGACCGCGAGGACTTCCAGCGGCTGAGCACCGCCCGCTTCGACCTCTTCGGCGGCGCGGGTGCCTCGCTCGGCGCGATGTCGGAGTCGCTGACCTACCTGCTCGACATCGTCAAGAAGCAGCGCGAGGAACCGGGCGACGGCCTGCTCGGCATGCTGATCAAGGAACACGGCGACGAGATCGACGACCGCGAGCTGGCCGGCCTGGCCGACGGCGTGCTCACCGGCGGCCTGGAGACCACGGCGAGCATGCTGGCCCTCGGCGCGCTGGTGCTGCTGCGCGACGAGAAGGCGATGGACGCCGTCCGCGGCGACGACGAGTCCGTGCACCGGTTCGTCGAGGAGCTGCTGCGCTACCTGACGGTGGTGCAGATGGCGTTCCCCCGGTTCGCCAAGGAGGACATGGAGATCGGCGGCGTCCACATCGCCGAGGGTGACATCGTGCTGGTGTCCCTGTCCACGGCGGACCGCGACCCCAAGCTGGGCGCGGACATGGAGACGTTCGACGCGACCCGCGATCCGACGTCGCACCTGGCGTTCAGCTACGGCATCCACCGCTGCATCGGCGCGGAACTGGCCCGGATGGAGCTGCGCACCGCCTACCCGGCGCTGATCCGCCGCTTCCCGAACCTGCGGCTGGCGGTGCCCGAGGAGGACCTCTCCTTCCGTCAGGTGTCCATTGTGTACGGTCTGGACGCGCTGCCGGTCCTGGTGGACTGA
- a CDS encoding DUF1152 domain-containing protein, with translation MFTLAEPPLFTRLRPARRVLIAGAGGGFDVYAGLPLAFALRAQGKEVHFANLAFSDLNRLELDDWVAPDVARVRPGSAGDDGYFPERTLARWLGTRGWPPVVHAFPRVGARPLRAAYEALVAQLAVDAVVLVDGGTDILLRGDESGLGTPEEDMASLAAVAALEGVDRIVASLGFGIDAFHGVCHAHVLENLAALDREGGYLGALSIPSASPEAAAYLDAVADANRATPDRPSIVQGQIAAALRGEFGNVHGTTRTAGSELFVNPLMGVYFAADLVTLAAGVGYLGELAGTSTAMDVALVIEAHRDRVTRRPRRAIPH, from the coding sequence GTGTTCACGCTCGCGGAACCCCCGCTGTTCACCCGGCTGCGGCCGGCCCGCCGGGTCCTGATCGCCGGCGCGGGCGGCGGGTTCGACGTCTACGCCGGTCTCCCGCTCGCCTTCGCCCTGCGCGCCCAGGGCAAGGAAGTCCACTTTGCCAACCTGGCGTTCAGCGACCTGAACCGGCTGGAGCTGGACGACTGGGTCGCGCCGGACGTCGCACGGGTGCGGCCCGGCAGCGCGGGCGACGACGGCTACTTCCCCGAACGCACCCTCGCCCGGTGGCTGGGCACCCGGGGGTGGCCGCCGGTCGTCCACGCCTTCCCCCGCGTCGGCGCCCGGCCGCTGCGGGCGGCCTACGAAGCCCTCGTCGCGCAGCTGGCGGTCGACGCGGTGGTGCTCGTCGACGGAGGCACGGACATCCTGCTGCGCGGGGACGAGTCCGGGCTCGGCACCCCGGAAGAGGACATGGCCAGCCTCGCCGCGGTGGCCGCGCTCGAGGGCGTCGACCGCATCGTCGCCAGCCTCGGCTTCGGCATCGACGCCTTCCACGGCGTCTGCCACGCGCACGTGCTGGAGAACCTCGCCGCCCTCGACCGGGAGGGCGGGTACCTGGGCGCGCTCTCGATCCCGTCGGCGTCCCCGGAAGCGGCGGCCTACCTGGACGCCGTCGCCGACGCGAACCGCGCGACCCCGGACCGGCCGAGCATCGTCCAGGGGCAGATCGCCGCCGCGCTGCGGGGCGAGTTCGGGAACGTGCACGGGACGACCCGCACCGCGGGCAGCGAGCTGTTCGTCAACCCGTTGATGGGGGTCTACTTCGCCGCGGACCTGGTGACCCTCGCCGCCGGGGTCGGCTACCTCGGCGAGCTCGCCGGGACGAGCACCGCCATGGACGTCGCCCTGGTCATCGAGGCGCACCGCGACCGCGTCACGCGCCGGCCGCGGCGGGCCATCCCGCACTGA
- a CDS encoding alpha-ketoglutarate-dependent dioxygenase AlkB — MTTPALQASLFGESGPVTLHDLAPRRTELGSGAWVDVQPGWLAGADEVFADLVTGVPWQAERRRMYDRFVDVPRLLCFYREAAPLPHPVLAAARTALSEHYAGELGEPFRTAGLCYYRDGRDSVAWHGDTIGRGSTEDTMVAILSVGAARQLALRPRGGGESHRYALGHGDLIVMGGSCQRTWEHAIPKTNRAAGPRISIQFRPRGVR; from the coding sequence ATGACGACCCCGGCCCTGCAGGCATCGCTGTTCGGCGAATCCGGCCCCGTCACGCTGCACGACCTGGCGCCGCGCCGGACCGAGCTCGGCTCCGGCGCATGGGTCGACGTGCAGCCGGGCTGGCTCGCCGGCGCCGACGAGGTGTTCGCCGACCTCGTCACCGGCGTCCCGTGGCAGGCGGAGCGGCGCCGGATGTACGACCGCTTCGTCGACGTCCCGCGGCTGCTGTGCTTCTACCGCGAAGCGGCGCCTCTCCCCCACCCCGTGCTGGCGGCGGCCCGCACCGCGCTGAGCGAGCACTACGCCGGCGAACTCGGCGAGCCGTTCCGCACCGCGGGCCTGTGCTACTACCGCGACGGCCGGGACAGCGTCGCCTGGCACGGCGACACGATCGGCCGCGGCAGCACCGAGGACACGATGGTCGCGATCCTCTCGGTCGGCGCGGCCCGCCAGCTGGCCCTGCGCCCCCGCGGCGGCGGCGAGTCACACCGCTACGCGCTCGGCCACGGCGACTTGATCGTGATGGGCGGCTCGTGCCAGCGCACCTGGGAACACGCGATCCCGAAGACGAACCGGGCGGCCGGGCCGCGGATCAGCATCCAGTTCCGGCCGCGGGGAGTGCGGTGA
- a CDS encoding dihydrofolate reductase family protein: MRTLISSSFVSLDGVVEAPGGEPGYRNAGWTFKDIEFDPAAYAIKGSEQEEATAMLLGRVSYEAFAPVWPGMTEEFAGYNAMPKYVVSTTLKNDDLVDNWGETTILRSLDEVAALKETEGGPIIVAGSATLNRALADAGLIDRYHLLVFPVLLGAGKRLFSETDKDKQNLKLVESEAYGNGVQKLVYDVTH; the protein is encoded by the coding sequence ATGCGCACCCTGATCTCCAGCTCGTTCGTTTCGCTCGACGGCGTCGTCGAAGCCCCCGGCGGGGAGCCGGGCTACCGCAACGCGGGCTGGACTTTCAAGGACATCGAGTTCGACCCGGCCGCCTACGCGATCAAGGGCAGCGAGCAGGAAGAAGCCACGGCCATGCTGCTGGGCCGCGTCAGCTACGAGGCGTTCGCGCCGGTCTGGCCGGGCATGACCGAGGAGTTCGCCGGGTACAACGCGATGCCGAAGTACGTCGTGTCGACCACCTTGAAGAACGACGACCTGGTGGACAACTGGGGCGAGACGACGATCCTGCGTTCGCTGGACGAGGTCGCGGCCCTGAAGGAGACCGAGGGCGGCCCGATCATCGTCGCCGGCAGCGCCACCCTCAACCGCGCTCTGGCCGACGCCGGCCTGATCGACCGCTACCACCTGCTGGTCTTCCCCGTCCTGCTCGGCGCGGGCAAGCGGCTGTTCAGCGAGACCGACAAGGACAAGCAGAACCTGAAGCTCGTCGAGAGCGAGGCCTACGGCAACGGCGTCCAGAAGCTGGTCTACGACGTCACGCACTGA
- a CDS encoding TMEM175 family protein produces the protein MEPERSSERLVFFTDAVVAIALTLLVLPLTELVPELVAEHAPASEAVTRNWAKIFSFVLSFAVIGRSWFIHHRTFEHVRAYSSPLVVVNLCWLLTIALLPFPTQLIGAYPPDRFTAVFYLGTLLASSLCHTALALIVRRDPRVRAGTEPVSGESVGTFVLSTVVFALAVVVAFIKPGLGYYVLLLLFFPAMISRWAQRRRPQPAQENRRRAR, from the coding sequence GTGGAACCCGAGAGATCATCCGAGCGGCTGGTGTTCTTCACCGACGCCGTGGTCGCGATCGCCCTGACGTTGCTGGTCCTGCCGCTCACGGAGCTGGTGCCGGAGCTGGTCGCGGAGCACGCGCCCGCGAGCGAGGCGGTGACCCGGAACTGGGCGAAGATCTTCAGCTTCGTGCTCAGCTTCGCCGTCATCGGCCGGTCCTGGTTCATCCACCACCGCACCTTCGAGCACGTGCGCGCCTACAGCAGCCCGCTCGTGGTCGTCAACCTCTGCTGGCTGCTGACCATCGCGCTGCTGCCGTTCCCCACCCAGCTCATCGGCGCCTACCCGCCGGACCGCTTCACCGCGGTGTTCTACCTGGGCACCCTGCTGGCGAGCAGCCTGTGCCACACGGCGCTGGCCCTGATCGTCCGGCGTGACCCGCGGGTCCGCGCGGGCACCGAGCCGGTGTCCGGCGAGTCGGTGGGCACTTTCGTGCTGAGCACGGTCGTCTTCGCGCTCGCGGTGGTCGTGGCGTTCATCAAGCCCGGCCTCGGCTACTACGTGCTGCTGTTGCTGTTCTTCCCGGCCATGATCAGCCGCTGGGCGCAGCGCCGGCGTCCGCAGCCGGCCCAGGAGAACCGGCGGCGCGCAAGGTGA
- a CDS encoding RluA family pseudouridine synthase, protein MRRKLRPPIPPRHGLDPARLKLPDGEWPTLLAHLVDRLPRVAPDRIEEMLREERIHGTDGPLGVDTPYAPGSFIWFHRDLPDEVPVPFAIDVVHRDEHLLVVDKPHFLATIPRGQHILETALVRLRRELDLPQLSPAHRLDRVTAGLVMFVITPESRGKYQTLFRDRRVHKEYEAIAPHDPALTLPRTVRSRIVKERGVLAAQEVPGEPNAETYVDLLEHRAGLGRYRLVPATGRTHQLRLHLSGLGVPILGDDFYPQLREKPLGDFTKPLQLLAKVLDFDDPLTGAHRRFTSARRLSAWDDPEAWAAPPA, encoded by the coding sequence ATGAGACGCAAGCTCCGCCCGCCGATCCCGCCCCGCCACGGGCTGGACCCCGCCCGGCTGAAACTGCCCGACGGCGAGTGGCCGACCCTGCTGGCGCACCTCGTCGACCGGCTGCCGCGCGTGGCACCGGACCGCATCGAGGAGATGCTGCGCGAGGAGCGCATCCACGGCACCGACGGCCCGCTCGGCGTCGACACACCCTACGCGCCCGGCTCGTTCATCTGGTTCCACCGCGACCTGCCCGACGAGGTGCCGGTGCCCTTCGCGATCGACGTCGTGCACCGCGACGAGCACCTGCTCGTCGTCGACAAGCCGCACTTCCTGGCGACCATCCCGCGCGGGCAGCACATCCTGGAGACGGCGCTCGTGCGGCTGCGCCGCGAGCTCGACCTGCCGCAGCTGTCCCCCGCGCACCGCCTGGACCGCGTCACCGCGGGACTGGTGATGTTCGTGATCACGCCGGAGTCGCGCGGCAAGTACCAGACGCTGTTCCGCGACCGCCGGGTGCACAAGGAGTACGAGGCGATCGCGCCGCACGACCCGGCACTGACCCTGCCGAGGACCGTCCGGAGCCGGATCGTCAAGGAACGCGGGGTGCTCGCCGCCCAGGAGGTGCCGGGCGAACCGAACGCCGAGACCTACGTCGACCTGCTCGAGCACCGGGCCGGGCTCGGCCGGTACCGGCTGGTCCCGGCCACCGGCCGGACCCACCAGCTGCGCCTGCACCTGAGCGGCCTCGGCGTCCCGATCCTCGGCGACGACTTCTACCCGCAGCTGCGCGAGAAACCCTTGGGCGACTTCACGAAACCCCTGCAGCTGCTGGCCAAGGTCCTCGACTTCGACGACCCGCTGACCGGCGCGCACCGCCGCTTCACCAGCGCGCGCCGGCTGTCCGCGTGGGACGATCCCGAGGCCTGGGCGGCGCCGCCCGCGTGA